Below is a genomic region from Osmia bicornis bicornis chromosome 3, iOsmBic2.1, whole genome shotgun sequence.
ACTGTTGATATTTGGATGATAAATTCTAGTTGTAAAAGCAACCTGGACAAATGTGCATTAAATGAATATACTAATCACATGTAATAGTATACCAAACAATGTTATCTTTAATGTACATACCTTAGGTGGTTTGAATGGATAGTCTGTGGGAAAATGAATTGTAAGGAAAAATACTCCTCCTTGATACGGACTGTCAGgctgaaaataatatttactcCTAGTTATACACTAACATTCAATATTGGCCAATTTAAATGCAAAAATGTTTTCATTGATGTTCATCATAAAGAActaattatatctaatataaaGAAACAGATAAAGCAACATAATCACTcatattaatttaacaatttaacaattattactaaccaattataatataaatgttattagaaatattatagCTCTgtaaaaagatattaatatcaTGAAAACAATACAACATGATACAGGAATTAAAGATGTGAAATCTTAgtaaattgttattacatcAAACATTACATGCATTGCATTAACAAATGTAACAAAagataaatttcattatttggGAGTTACCTTTGAATGTCAGAGATTAAAGTGGAGATACTTGGAACTAATGcttacaaattatatttacatgAACATTAACAtgattacaaaataataaagaaagtaTATGATACTATTAAATTGAATGACATTAGTTTAATTAATAGtgctaaaaatattaaaattcaggTATACTTACTGGTCCCATTATAGTTGCTTGCCAGTGGAATACTGAAAACAATCATATAATTAAATGTAGAAACTTTACTTTACTATCAAATACtaatgattattatttatacataaacaTCATAAGTTTAcagtttcataaaaattagCTAATTATTTGCTGTGGATATTAATAGATACATGTATTTTTGGAATAGCAAGCCATATAAGATatggtaatttaatattctttaattgCTGCATATACAGTCACAATGACATTAAAGAACTTACAATCGTCTCCTACAGGACCAGCAGAGCATTGTGCCGGTGGATCTCTACCAAGGTCCTGAAGTTCCTAAATAGAAGACACAAACAAAATCTGTTAAAAATCTTAAGCATTAATTCAAACTTtacatatattattaattgttatatatattttcttctatgcacgattaaaatttacaaatactaTTTTTAACATAAATATCACCTGGTTAAAAATATACTCTATCAATAATGTGTCTGTGTTATGCATTGCATCATGAAGCTTAAAGTAAAAGGTCTATATGGATAGTTTTAAATGCATTAAGAAAGATGTGAACATGTGTAAACAAAATGTTCTAGAACATtcttacatatgtatatatcatAGATACGAAttatataaatgtaatatcttgtaatatataattttaagcTTATATATCAATTGGTTTATAGTTTTCATATCATACATATCAAGAAATCAGATCAAATTGAATCATCATTCAAAAGGTAGATAACATTAAAAGGTTAAGATAAAGGAAATATGACTATAATGGTTTGTAATACaatgaattaaatattacaatgCCTTAACTAGTAACAATGCaattagaaaagaaacaattggaataaatattattctatGGCTATGTATGTTTATATTAGACAATGGTATACAATAATATGAGATAAATTATTCGCATTacttatattacattacaatggaaatataattacagaatTGAAGTTAAAGAAAAAGAGTGATACAACAGTTTGTGTTTCGTGTGATTATTCTGAGAGTAACATATCCAATGATTTCCATTTTTTAGTCCATTCTACTGCGACTGATGGTCAGACTGAGAAACATTATAATGACTGACAGATCAAATCACTGGCATGCATCATACAGAAATATATCAGTTCTAAATGATTCACTTTATCTCATTAATGTGTGCTGCAGACACATAGAGAAAAGcatattatgtattaaaacAAATAAGCAAATGGTCACTGAAAAAAATGTATGATGATATATCTACATCCACAAATGGACTCTGAATGcactaatgaaattttcgtaATTTCTGAGTTATCTATAgctacatacatatatgtatataagtatatatgtatatatagatGTATGTAACGCACGGTTTTACGTTACTTCCGGCAATTTATTGGGTAGCcacttaaaatttttttagaatttcacTGTCACCGTAGCTACTACGTCCACTGGCACAAAGTGGCACTGTGCTCTGTGTGCAATGCACAACATCGACATAAACGCGTATgcaaataaatcaaagcacaATCGAAGAATGtgaaaaaaaggggaaaagcCAACATGATTTTCAATGCTGCCTCACATTGCTTCACTGCAAAATCGTTAAGGGCGTTCAACTGCGTTTGGCACACATCACATTAACACCCGACTGTCTTTGTACAATACGAACACCTCTGATCGTTCACATACCTTATTAATTCGTTTTAAAGCCATTTGTTGAACTGTGTGTTGATATTAACCGGCTGAAAACCAGACAGCGATACCCGCTAGCCGAAGATCTTTGATTAGGGATTGCAAGATGGCTGCCTTCTAAACGTAGTCTTACTACGGTGGTCAAACCAAAATCCGTCAACTATTCTTGCACAATTTCTTTCGCGTTGAAACAAAGCGTTCATAATCATATCAACGATTATTTTAACAGATAAATTTTATAacgtaaatatttcaaaggaaACCAGCACCTCCTTATTTTTTCTTACATCTTTTGTTGCAAAATTAAGTCAAAGTCTTTACGGATTTCCTTTTATCGGCAACTAgtggatttttaatattataccaTCATTTCTCGGTAGATGTCGCGATGAAAGATCTAAATGATTGGCCAATATGAATGATTAAATCGAATTCTTTTCATATATGTGTATTACGTATACACGGtgttaaaaacaaaaaagagaTTTGAGACCAAATAATATGCAAAATAGGTATAATGTTCTTGGACTTGTAAACAACTTCTCATTTTGGTTAATGCAAATCACTTATTCGTTGCTGGGGCTCTTATATGACATAGAACAGAAGATTATATTgtcatttcttcttttaaaagaaggaaaaattcTTTCTATCAAACACAATAAAAAACACGTTTTTATAGTCGATttggtaaaataataatttttaaaaattgatgccTATCAATGCGTTCTAGGAAAATCAATGCTGAcgatttttataattcattaaataagggttttcaaaatttcagaagcTATATCGTACAGTTTCATTGGTGAATAAAATATGCAAGATTAAGTATGAATTTGATGCTTTACGAAAAGCCATCATGAAAACTCGTTTGGTGAAGTGAGGGTCTACACTCGTTGAATATGAACTACCCTCAAAACGCGGACCTCCTTTGTGGGTAGGAATAAAAATAGACTTAGGTCTTCCGGAATCCCGATATTGTGTTTCAAATGAATCACATTTGTAAAGATGATGACGAAGTTTCTTAAACAATGTACGAGGCATTATATTCTGataagaatatttttccaCATACCTACATATCTTCCTGTGACAGTAGCATTTCCTGATCAGActaatacaatattattctTATCATACTGTAGAAACTGATAATTCTCTACAGCTGTTCACAGATTGCGAGGATAAGTATAACAATTGTCTAGTGAAATGTAATAGTAATCCTGTGTTAAGATGCGTGTGTATAAATAGGAAGAGAAGAGATAATGATTCCGTTCGCCCAAGAGCACCAGAAGCGAATAAATGACTTGCaacaagaaaaattatttatatctctaataatattaatttttctcttgtGTATATTGGTACTTTACTTTTTCTTTAGTTTGCAAATCTCCAAAGTCCCATTTCATGAAGTTGTCTTACTACATCATTTTTGTTTCTAAAAGCAGCACccaataaaaattacttcGGCGCGATGATGTCATttcgtaaaattttatttaaaattgaagaacATTTAAGAAG
It encodes:
- the LOC114874291 gene encoding ubiquitin-conjugating enzyme E2-17 kDa, coding for MALKRINKELQDLGRDPPAQCSAGPVGDDLFHWQATIMGPPDSPYQGGVFFLTIHFPTDYPFKPPKVAFTTRIYHPNINSNGSICLDILRSQWSPALTISKVLLSICSLLCDPNPDDPLVPEIARLYKTDREKYNELAREWTRKYAM